The Sporosarcina sp. 6E9 genome segment TGAGCAACTGCGGATGGAGCGATTGTGTTAACGGTATTGCCACCATTTATAACCCCGACGTTAACACTAATCCCTTTTTCATAATCAGTTAACTTATGTAATTTAATAATTTTCTGCGCGAGTTCTTCTATGGCACTGTTACCTGCTTGTGGCTCAATGCCGGCGTGCGCAGCTTTCCCCGTAACCTGAAGCGTTACCTCACCTGCACCGCGACGAGCTGTAACTAGCGATCCATCTTGTCGTGCAGGCTCCATAATGAGTGCATACTTTTTACCAACGGTATGTTCTTCAATAAGATTTTTTGAAGTTGGCGAACCAATTTCTTCATCACTCGTTAAAATGATTAATATATTTTCAAGGCCAGCTCTCCCTGTTTTTTGAAGCGATTTTAATGCATATAAAAGAGAAACATGACTTGCTTGCATATCAATCACACCTGGACCATACGCACGACCTTCTCGTATGGTAAATGGGCGGTTTAAAGCGGTCCCTTTTGCAAAAACAGTATCCATATGCGCAACCGACATTATTTCCGGATTTTTCGCGTTTTTGTGCCGAATCACGAGATGGTTTCCTTGGACCTCTTGTAAATCAGTTTCAACTAAAAATCCAAGTTTTTCATACTCTTTTTGTAAGATGTTGCTAACAGCGTCTATGCATTCCTTATCTGTTGACCCACTATCCATATTTACTAACTTTTCTAAGAACGTCAACATTTCCTCTTCTTTTTCATATAAAAATGTCTTCACACCTATCACTCCACCCTTTTTTGTAGTTACCTTATCACTAAGTATAACATTCAATTCGGGGTAGTTTGCATGCTATTGACGAACTTTTACTTTTGATGGTTGATCAGGACGTTTATAGATAAAGTGATGGTAAACCGTGTTCGGGTCATTCATCACCAATTGCGAAGCCCCTTCTTTTGAGATATAAGTAACGCCGTTTTCTTCTCTAACTTTACTTGTCTGATTGTAATCAAGTACAAATATTTTTTTCTCACCACCCAATTTCAACATATTAATTGTTCTAGGGGTATGTGAAGTCACACCACAAATAATATGAGACTTTTTTTCCATATAAGATCTCCTTTCCACAGTATCTGTTTTCATAAAACCTAGTGAATTTAATTATCCATATTGTGGGTTAAATTCAGTATTATTATATCATTTTAATATTCATAATCATAGTACTATTCCTAAATATTAACAAATAATATTATTTAAATAAGTTGATTGCTAATTCATGTGACTAAACCCACTAGCATCAAGCATAAAAGGAGTTTATACCAACCAAAAAAAGAACCGTTTTAGGTTCTTTTTAGGTAGTTAGCTAGTTGCTTCCTGTATACGTAATTCTAGTTCTTCTCTCATATGTTCTTTTCTTTCCGGAGACCATTCAAATAAACGATCCATATAATCTATCACTGGTTGCTTCCAAGTTTGCACCCAAGGAATATCGAAATAGATAGCACCTGTCCTCCTTGCAAAAAAGTCCACCGGTGTCATCGCCATCTCGAATTGAATTGCATAATGCAATGTCAATTTGATTGGCAGCGGTAAATCTAATTCTATTAATAGCTCATTTTCCAGATCAATGATTGCATCTGTGTTCGTGCCGTAAATTGCGGCAATTGATGCACCGTCTTCCTTTGACATTCCCAACATCGAGAGCTTCCTGGCTTTAGTTCCGATAAATATCGGATAATCGCCTGGATGAGAAAAGTCGCCACCGGATAACTTCAAATCTTTAGTGATTGATTGGCTGCTTTTTTTCCCCAATTCAGCACTGATTAAATCAGTCACGGTTTCAGCCATTTTTCGATAGCCGGTTAGTTTCCCGCCTGCAATTGTGATAAGTCCTGTTTTAGAAGTCCAGATTTCATCTTTACGAGAAATTTCAGATGGACCTTTCCCCTCTTCATGAATTAAAGGACGAATACCGGCCCAAGTCGATTCGATATTTTCCATTTCAATGGCCGTCTGAGGAAACATGGTTTGGATGCAGTTCAATAAGTATTCCTTATCTTCCTTGGTTGTTGTTGGATGTTCCAGATTCCCTTCGTAGACTGTATCCGTCGTCCCAACATAGGTCTTTCCATTCCGCGGAATTGCAAAAACCATTCGGCCATCAGGGGTATCAAAATAAACGGGTTGATGAAGGGGAAGCTGTTTTCTGTCGAGTACAATATGTACACCTTTTGTCAGAAGTAAACTTTTACCAAACACTTTATCATCCAGATCGATTACCCTCTCTACCCAAGGGCCAGCAGCATTAACAACGATACTACCAGTTGCATGGTAAGGTTTATCCGTTAGTTTATCTAGTAAATATACGCCCACTATCTTTCCATTTGCATCGTATTCAAACTGATCTAGCTTGACATAGTTTAGAAGATCAGCGCCATATTCAAAGGCTTTTTTCGCAACTTCAATTGTAAGTCTTGCATCATCCGTCTGGTACTCGACATATTCACCGCCACCCAAAAGCCCCTTTTTAGCTAGCAATGGTTCACGCCGCAGAACTTCCTTCTGAGAAAGCATTTTCCGCTTTTCCTCCGGCTTCACCCCAGCTAAATAATCATAGACTTTGAGACCAATCGATGTTGAATACCTGCCAAAGGTGCCTTTTTTATAAATCGGTAACAGCATCCACTGCGGATGTGTAACATGGGGTGCATTTTCATATACAATCGCGCGTTCTTTACCGACATCCGAAACCATCTTCACTTCAAATTGCTTTAAATAACGGAGACCACCGTGAACCAGTTTTGTAGATCGACTCGAAGTACCCGCTGAAAAATCCTGCATTTCTACCAATAAAGTCCTTAACCCTCTCGTCGTGCAATCGAGGGCAATTCCCGTCCCCGTTATTCCACCGCCAATAATAATGACGTCGTACTGCTCATCTTTAAGCCTGGTTAAAATGTTCTTTCTTTCAACATGCGAAAATTTCTTCATAATATTAGCTCCTTTATTTAAAAGAAATGAACAATCTACTTTAACTATACAATGAATTCCAACGGTTACAAATATTTATGTGCATATTTTTGGTATTTTCCCTCAGACTCTCATGATATTCTAATAAACTTCACAGTGAAATCACATAAGTAAATACTATGATAGGAGTAATCCAGATTAAGGATGGTTGTTATTACATAGAGGAGTGATGTTGTGGCTATTGAGATTTTTAGCCGGCGAGAACAAAAGTATTTAATCACGCGCTGGCAGTATGAACAGCTTGTCGAAAAGATAACACCTTATATGCGACATGATAAATACGGGGTAGATGGTCAATACACCGTAACTAGTCTGTACTTTGAAAATCCTCAGAAAGAAATCTACTTTGAAACGAAAAACAAATTAAAGTACAGACAAAAACTTAGATTACGGGTCTACGATGATACCGATAGAAACGGGACTGCATTTTTTGAAGTGAAACAAAAGCATAATAAGGTAGTCAATAAACGACGATTAGTTTTACCATTAAATGAAGCATATCGGTATTTGGACAATGAGGAAGCTGAAAATCTATCAACATATGAAACATCTAACACGCAAGTATTAAGAGAGATTGATCATTTTCGTAGATTCTACAACTTACATCCTGAGATGATTGTTAGCTACAACCGACATGCATTTCACGGGACAACAGATCCAGAATTACGAATTACGTTTGACTTGAATCTAAAATGCCGAAATGAAGATTTAGCACTTGAAAATGGTCCTTACGGCGTGAATTTTATCGACGAAGACCTGGTCGTACTTGAAGTTAAAGTAAATGATAGCGTGCCTTTATGGCTCACACGGTTTTTACAGGAACTAAATTGCGAACAACGAAGTGCTTCAAAGTTTTGCACAAGTACTGAATTATTATACGGAGAAGTCCTTCCACAAAATGAGTGGATGGAAACAACAACAATTGGAGGCGTTAAAGGTGGAAAGCATAAACAACTTGTTTCAATTTAATGGATTAGATGGCGAACCCACTATATGGATGAGCATCGGAGCTATGGCGATTGCAGCCATTCTGAGTTTAATTATTACGAAGGTGTACCAAATTACATTTACAGGCGAGCGTTATTCACAAGCATTCGTTCATACGATTGTAATGATGAGCGTTATTGTTTCGGTTGTTATGAATGTCGTTAGTGGAAATGCAGGTGTTGCATTTGGTTTATTCGCAGTGTTTTCCCTCATTCGTTTTAGAAGTGCGGTGACAAACGCGAAAGACATCGCGTATATCTTCTTCGGCCTATGTGTCGGTATGACAGCTGGATTATTCCAATTCGAACTTGCCATTGTCCTAACACTATTTGCAAGTCTTGTGTTTTATTTACTCTTTAAAGTTGATTATGGTGCAGGCAAGGATACGCAAATTTTAAAAATAACTGTTCCTGAGAACTTAAACGATGAAAACTTATTCGATGATATTTTACAAGAAAAAACGGATAGCTATCAACTTCGTCAAGTCGAAACAACAAACCTAGGAACGATGATTTTGTACACGTTCGCGATACGCAGTAAAGTCGACACGAAAGATCAAGAATTGCTCAATGTGATTCGTGAACGAAACGCTAATTTAAAAGTATCTCTATCCTATTTGGAAATGAGAGATTAATTACAAAAAACCGTTCTTGGTTAGAACGGTTTTTTCATTTGAATTAATTTGAATTAGTTTACATTCTCTACAACTACTGATATCCCTTGCCCAACTCCAATACACATCGAAGCCAATCCCAATTTCGCATCTCTTTTTTTCATTTCATAAATAAGCGTCGTCAAGATACGTGTACCACTTGCGCCAAGCGGATGGCCTAATGCGATAGCGCCGCCGTTAACATTGACCTTATCAATATCCAGTTCCAGTTGTTTTACACATTCAATTGATTGCGAAGCGAATGCTTCGTTAATTTCAACCAAATCGAAGTCCTGAGAGGTTAGACCATATCGCTTCATCACTTTTTTCGTGGAATAGATTGGACCTAATCCCATGAGTGAAGGTTCTGTACCAGCTGTTGCAGAACCGACAAATTTAACAAGCGGTTTTAGCTTTAATTTCTTGGCTAGTTCTGCACTCATTAAAATGACACCGGAAGCACCGTCATTGATGCCTGAAGCATTTCCCGCAGAGACTGTTCCGTTTTCAAACAACGGACGTAAATTCCCTAACTTTTCCACGGTCGTGTTTGGTCTTGGATGTTCATCTTTATCTATAATAATCTCATTTCCTTTTTTATCTTTCAGAGTAACCGGGATGATTTCATCTTCAAACCGATTCGTTTCAATTGCTGTCTTCGTTAACTGTTGACTTCTGTATGCGAATGAATCTTGCTCTTCCCTTGAAATATTGAATTTCTTGGCAACATTTTCAGCTGTCTGTGGCATTGATTCTGTTCCGTACATCTTATTCAACTTGGGATTTATAAACCGCCACCCCATTGTCGTGTCATGTAAACCTATATCACCTCGCGGAAATTCATGTTCAGGTTTCCCCATCACAAATGGTGCACGCGTCATGCTTTCAGTACCACCTGCAATGATGACATCGCACTCACCTGAAAGAATCGAACGAGCGCCCATGCTAACGGCATCTAAACTAGATCCGCATAAACGATTCACTGTTGTGCCGCTCACTTCTTGCGGCACACCTGCTAGAAGCAAAGACATTCTACCAACATTACGATTGTCTTCACCCGCGCCGTTTGCATTTCCTAAAATAACATCATCTATTAACTTCGGATCCAGTTCAGGGTTTCGATTAAGCAACGCTTTAATAACAATAGCCCCTAAATCATCAGGACGAACATTTTTAAATTGCCCCCTGTATCTCCCGATTGGTGTCCGAACAGCATCTACGATCACTACTTCTCTAGCCATTTATATCCCCCTATTAATTATTTATATATATTTAGTTGTATTAATCATTCTCACGTTGTACGATAAACGTACGATCATTAATTATATCGTACACTACCAATATTATATCATCGGAGGATGGTTCAATGTCAAGTGAGATTTCTAAAAACTCTATCAAATCAACTGATTTCATCCAATCTCTAGAACGGGGTTTATCAGTCATTCAAGCTTTTTCGCCGGAATATCCTGACCTTACAGTTAGCGAAGCCGCACAAATTACCAATTTGAGTCGGCCGGCTGTAAGGCGCATTTTTTTAACGCTTGAAGAATTAGGCTTTATACACTCAATAAATGGCCGCTATATGTTAACTGCACGTGTACTCTCACTAGGCTATTCATACATATCATCGAGAAATATTTGGAAGTTCACACATCCCCATATGAGAAAACTTGTAGAACAAACTGAGGAATCCACTTCAGTATCTGTTTTGGATCATACGGATATCGTTTATGTGGCCCGTATTCCTACGAAGAGAATTATGACAATCGCACTGGATATCGGCTCTCGCCTCCCTGCTTATGCAACTTCAATGGGTATGGTATTACTTGCGAATCTTTCAGCTGCAGAACTCGAGGAATATCTAGATTCTGTCGAACTGAAAGCATTCACCACTAAAACAATTGTGGACAAAGACACGTTGAAAGAGCGTCTGATTGAGATTAAGAAAAAAGGATGGGCGAGTTCTAAACAACAACTTGAGGATGGCCTACATTCCATTGCAGCACCCATTAAAAATCAGGATGGAAAAGTAATTGCTGCTATTAATATTTCTGCACATGCAGGGAGATTTACAGAAGAAAGTATCGAAGAATTTTATGTCCCACTCCTACTCGAAACCGCCAATCAAATTAGTGAAGATATTTCGAAGTCATATCAGATTTCGCAACTATAATTTGGGACAGGTGAGGAAGCATTTCTTCTTCACCTGTTTATTGTCCATATACCTTTTGTTATTTTAGATCCTTCAAATAAACCCCATACTTTTTCCACGGTGTGAAATCAAGCTTCCCATAAAACTCTATAAAGATGGTCCAGTCAATAATAATGGTTTCGATTTTCCTATCTTGCAAATAAGCCATGGCTGCTTGAACGATGGCAAGTCCGTAACCTTGCTTCTGTTCTTCTGGATCAATCCCCAGCGGCCCGATTCCACCGACCGGTTCTTCGAACAAAGGGCTCCAATAGACGTTTTGTGCAATGAATGGTGAATCTGCATCATTCATTCTGCAAAATCCAATGATTCGACCTTTCTTTTTCAACACTAGGAACTCACGGCCATCCCCATTCATATCAAAATACTTAATGGCCTCATAAACCCATCTACCCGGAAAGCACTTCTCGAGAAATGAAATAAGTTCATCCCTTTCATTCCTTTTTAATATCGAGAATTCAATCATCTTATCCTCAGGTATCGGATAGTGCTTCTCTAAATGGTTTATCAAATCATATGTATCTATTCTCTTTTGATACCCTTTTTTCTCAGCCCATTTTTGAGTTTCTGGATATTGATCCGGTATTCCGGAGAAGTAATGAAACGGATCCCCAGCCAATTGCATTTCAGTGATTCCGAGGTTCTTCAAATCGTCTTCCGCTCGTTCAAGTAAAGCCGTACCTACCCCTTTCCCACGATGCTCATGATCCACTAGCAACACTTGAATCCATCCCCTTTTCAGGTCCATGTTCACATCTATTTCTTCTTGCCACAGTTTAGCAACGACAAAACCAATTACATGATTTTCATCATCCACCGCAATATGAGAACTCTCATACGAAAGATTCACATCATCAAAACTGTTTTGCTTGAACAGCTCTTCGCGCATTGGAAATTCATCCGATAATTCTTTAGCCCATAATGCAAGTAATTCATCAAACCGTTCAACATTCCAAGGAATTAACTTCATAGTAGCCCTCCGTAGTCTTACTCTTTCCCAAAAGTTTCTTGCATTCGTTCAATAGGATCATCGAACATATCCTCACCCCATTGGACGACTTGACCTGCCTCCAGTAGTTCTTGTTTCAATTCGTTGTAGTCTACTTCTTGGACGGTTCCATTATCTTTGATTGCCAATGAAGCGGCTGTTCCTGCTGCCTGCCCCAAAATCATGAAAATCGGTTCCATACGAATCGATCCATAAGCAATGTGAGAACTTGATAAACAAACGGGTACCAGTAGATTTGTACACTCCTCCGCTTTAGGACGGATAGAACGATATGAAATTTCATACGGAGGGATTGGCACTTGGACATCCCCTTCATTTACGCATCTACCATCAATGACAACACGTCTACAATTATGTGAATCCATATGAAATGATGCCAAGCCAATCGAATCATCGATAAACGCCTGTTGCAGACAGTTCTTGTCTGTCATGACGTAATCCGAAATCATTCTTCTGCCTTCACGGATATAAAGCTGATGCGGCCAATGTCCCGTGCTCTCAAACTCATCTTTCGGTAATCCCCATCCTTTGACCTCTTCACGAATCTCATTTGGAATATGCTCATCATTTGCTAAGAAATACAATAGTCCAAGCGCGTAATTCACATGATCCTGGAATATTTCCTCTCGTCTTGCATAACTGCCTTCTGGCCATTCGTAATTCATACCAATATTATCAGTTGAAAATGCACCGTAATTATTCAAATCCGTTTTACCATTAGGTAGCATCGTATGAAGATTCATTGCATCCCATACACCGGATTGTATGTAACGGAGCAGTAGCTGATAGCGCCCTACATCATATTGTGGCGGTTTCGGAAAAGGAATTTGATTATCCTTTACTTTCGTCAAGCAAATCCGAAAATTATAGGCTTGTATCCGATGATCCCCTTGTCCCTGATAACCTAATTTAGTAGAATCATCTTCCGTAATGCCTGGTAATACACCACTTTCCGGGTCGCCTTCAATCACATAAGGATCGATCCATTTTTCAAATTTATGATGAGGAGCCCCAAACTGAATACCATTGTAAATTTCTTTGTAGGTTGCATTAGACTCCCTTCCGACAAAGAAAGAAACCCCCGCCTCCGCCAATAAATCACCCTCATAACTACAATCCATGAAAACTTTTCCCTTGAAGCGATTGCCATTCTCCATGGCAATTTCAGTAATCTTCAAATCCTCTTTACAAACCTCATCTAAATGCTGATTCAAATAAACAGGTATCTCGTATTCGTATATCCACTCGGCAAATACAGCCTGCGCAGCTTTCGGTTCAAAAGTCCATTGCTTGTCTTTCCCGTAATAAGTTGCGATTCTCTGATAAAATTCCCTTGAAAGACCACCGACCGCATCTTCAGCACCCAAATCCGTTGCGCCTAAACCACTAGCGGTCATACCTCCGATATGTTGACTAAATTCAACGATTGCAACGGTCGACCCCATTTTTGTAGCTTGAATAGCCGCCGAAATACCTGCTGGAGTTCCTCCGTAAATGATAATATCCTTTTCAATCAACTTGGGATTATCCAGTTTATTTGTTGGTTTATAATAATGTAGATTTTCAAAACTCAATGCGATGACCTCCTACTATTCTTTTAAAGCCCATGCATCAGAATAAAGCTTCACTGACTTTTTCAAATAGGCTAGATAAATCAACATCATATCTTTCGATGATAAAGTACTATCATTTCTTTCGAGTGTATCTAGTGATTCGACATCACCCAAATCCCATTTGTCTAATAACGTCTCAATTTGTTCCAAATACGCTACTATCATTAAGTCTTTTACCTGTTCGGTAACCTTTTCAGGGTCAACGATTCTTGCCGGGAATAAAGGCGCATTATATTTTGTATGTTGAGAAACCATACTCTCCAATTGTAGGATTATTGAATAAAACTGACTTTTTTCTTCATTAAATATTGTGAAGTACTCCTCAACAATGTCTTCAAAACGTTCCCCCCAAGCGATACGGGTGTATACATAGTTATTCAAATGATGAATCCATTTCCAGGGATAGTTTTCTAGTAATTTAGGTGATCCCTTTTTATGGTGAATTGGAACAATTAAGTTTAAAACACCATCAACATTCAGTTCCTTATAAGCCTGTAAATCTTGTTGAATTCTCGTCACTAAGGGTGGAAAAATTTCCGACAGCATAAAATGGTCGCTATAGTATTCAAGAACTGTCAATGACCTGCCTTTTTCTTCAACTTGTCCAATCCAATCCTGCAAAGCTCGGCGCGCTCTGTCTTGTCTAGATTCCCCAGAGTCAATCGAGGTTGAATAATCCCTTCCCCAATAGGCATACAATGCATTGACTTCATTCGATATTTCCGTTTCATGATCTCTTTCCAACATGTTCCATGATAAGCCTGCATTGTAAACAATATATTCCGCTTCTACATGGGGCACCTTCTCATTAAGCGCTACCTTTAATTTTTCTGTAAAACGGATATACGTTTGTAAAAATCCTTCCGCATTTTTTTCATCAATTCCTACATCTTCGGGCCATAATGAAATTCTTGTTATAATATTACTTTCCAAACAAATATCAACGATTTTCTGTATCACTTTTTCTTGAAGAATCGTATCTTCCGCAAAGAATTTAAGCTTCTCTTCTTCCTGAAGATTTTCGCTAGAGTCTTCTTTTTGAATCTCCTTTAGTAGATAGCTAAGACTATGCCCTCCAAGCGTTACACGAACATCACGCTTTTGTAACTCTGGCGCAACATAGGTTTTAATGCTATCCCATAAGAAAAAAGTGAAGAAATACTCATTTTGACCATTTTTAACTCCCCAATCAATCAGCGAGTTAATATAGGCGGGATCATCTATGGTTTCTAGGATATTTCCGCGCCTGCCAAATAAAGGCTCATGAATATACACTTCATCTTTCCCCCATTTTTTCACAACAGAATGAACCACCTCTTCTTCCAATTCAATCCAACGATAACCGAAACGCTCTCTGCAATAGTAATAAACCCCATACAGAATTGATCTCGGTTCATTTCCGATGATCCATGTATCTCTCTCAGAATGAACGATTGCAAAGCCATCTTTTTGTAGCCTAATGTTTTCGCCCATGAAACTGTTGTATTCCTCAAGACCGATTAAAATAATTCTTGTGAATTTCTCTTCATTACGCTTCGTAAACAGAGCACGATCACCGATTGAACTTTTAGTACCCGCCGCCATCATAAGTCTCTCAAGTTCTTCGACTGCAAAAAGTACAGTCTCGTGCGTATCCCAATAGATGATTTTATCCATAAACAGCACCTTCTCTACTTTTAATAAATAAAAGAGCACGCAATCGGTGCTCTTGCTAATTTACAACTTTATCGCTTCTATTGTTTCACTAGAATCAGAAGCTTTTCATAGACTCTCCCTTTCATAAAACGCCTCAGGCCACTCAAGTTCAATTCCAGCAGAACGTAATTTATCTTGAAATGCAGTCAACAACTGTGTGTTTTCCCGAACTTCTTTTGGTGTGGCATTTCTTTGTTTACAATAAGCAACCAGTGCGCCGCATACTTCCCCAATATTCCATTCCGTCGGATGAAGCCTGTAGCAGCCATTTGTAATATGTGTCGTACCGATATTTTTGCACCCTGCCAACAAATTATCTACATCCTTTGGAATCAGTGCGCCTAATGGGATGTGATAAGGAAGTGCCTTAATATCCAAATACGTTCTTCCCGACATACTCGGGTGGAGATCAATGCTATAGGAACCGATGCCTACCCTGTCGTCATAAAACTTCCCAGTTTTTCCTTCATTGAAATCAGGCGATACATCTTGTTCAACAATTGTATATAGCGCTTTTATTCTTCTAGACTCTCTTATATAAGGCGCTTTCGCTAATCCGTCATCAGTTCCAAAGATATCTTTACGCAGTTTCAATCCAGGGTATCCTTTTCCACCATCGGGTCGTGGTGCTGCTGTTTGGAGCCAGTAAAGTAACGACAAGCTTAGTTGCTTGGCTTTAAATAGATTTTCTTCTTTTTCCATTTCAGGTACATCATAAATATTCCCTAAAAAGTAATCATTCATCGGCCAATTCATCAAGCTGACATCGCCTGCATCTAATGGTAGGTTAAAATTCTGGGCATCAAAACTGCGTCTGTACTCCCATAGTGGAAAACCAGTTTCTTCCCGGAAGAGTGTGTACACTCTTTTCTCTCTCGTAATCGGATGGGGTGCAAAAAAACTTAGATAAGCCGCCGGCCATATCTCCGGATGAAAGTCCCGCCAAAAAGAATACAATTCCGGTTCTGGTATCGTATTATCCTCACCCGCTCTATATTCAATGCCAAGGACGTACGTAAACGCTTGAATGTCTTTTGGATCAGCCGCTTTTACTGCATGCGGCTCGTTTGTCTCCGAGATTGCTTCC includes the following:
- a CDS encoding alpha-glucuronidase family glycosyl hydrolase; this encodes MDKIIYWDTHETVLFAVEELERLMMAAGTKSSIGDRALFTKRNEEKFTRIILIGLEEYNSFMGENIRLQKDGFAIVHSERDTWIIGNEPRSILYGVYYYCRERFGYRWIELEEEVVHSVVKKWGKDEVYIHEPLFGRRGNILETIDDPAYINSLIDWGVKNGQNEYFFTFFLWDSIKTYVAPELQKRDVRVTLGGHSLSYLLKEIQKEDSSENLQEEEKLKFFAEDTILQEKVIQKIVDICLESNIITRISLWPEDVGIDEKNAEGFLQTYIRFTEKLKVALNEKVPHVEAEYIVYNAGLSWNMLERDHETEISNEVNALYAYWGRDYSTSIDSGESRQDRARRALQDWIGQVEEKGRSLTVLEYYSDHFMLSEIFPPLVTRIQQDLQAYKELNVDGVLNLIVPIHHKKGSPKLLENYPWKWIHHLNNYVYTRIAWGERFEDIVEEYFTIFNEEKSQFYSIILQLESMVSQHTKYNAPLFPARIVDPEKVTEQVKDLMIVAYLEQIETLLDKWDLGDVESLDTLERNDSTLSSKDMMLIYLAYLKKSVKLYSDAWALKE
- a CDS encoding FAD-dependent oxidoreductase, which encodes MATIHADLLIIGGGLGGCAAAISACDEGLRVLLTEETDWIGGQSTSQGVPPDEHPWIEDFGATKRYQVYRGKVRETYLRMMDVKDEKETFNPGNGLVSNICHDPRVSVHVLNEMLLPYVLSGQLTIELNTVVTSVERSGDQVDRATYRNVLTGSLGTVEAFYFIDATEAGDVLPLAEVAYVTGAEAISETNEPHAVKAADPKDIQAFTYVLGIEYRAGEDNTIPEPELYSFWRDFHPEIWPAAYLSFFAPHPITREKRVYTLFREETGFPLWEYRRSFDAQNFNLPLDAGDVSLMNWPMNDYFLGNIYDVPEMEKEENLFKAKQLSLSLLYWLQTAAPRPDGGKGYPGLKLRKDIFGTDDGLAKAPYIRESRRIKALYTIVEQDVSPDFNEGKTGKFYDDRVGIGSYSIDLHPSMSGRTYLDIKALPYHIPLGALIPKDVDNLLAGCKNIGTTHITNGCYRLHPTEWNIGEVCGALVAYCKQRNATPKEVRENTQLLTAFQDKLRSAGIELEWPEAFYERESL